One segment of Theobroma cacao cultivar B97-61/B2 chromosome 9, Criollo_cocoa_genome_V2, whole genome shotgun sequence DNA contains the following:
- the LOC18590293 gene encoding peroxidase 60 — protein MRMSAVAAFALALGLILVNFTRQCHAALQVGYYKDKCMLKDVEGIVFSAVARRFDKDPTIAAALIRLHFHDCFVNGCDASILLDGNSSEKTAPPNRSVRGYDVIDEAKGEVEKACKGVVSCADIIAMAARDAVALSGGGRYSVETGRRDGFVSLASNVDLPSPSFSVSQSVDAFAKKGLDPTDMVLLLGGHTVGVAHCSLFQDRLYNFQNSGEPDPTMDLSLLRKLKSICPQNSPADRSVDLDQNPLSSLTVDNSFYKQIILKRGILQIDQELAFDPLTNGTVASIATSNDFPAKFGQAMVKLGAVDVLTGSQGEIRKSCGVTNSYPNFLHF, from the exons ATGAGAATGTCAGCTGTAGCTGCTTTCGCTCTAGCCCTTGGTCTCATCCTTGTGAACTTCACAAGGCAATGCCACGCTGCTCTTCAGGTAGGATATTACAAGGACAAATGCATGTTAAAAGATGTTGAGGGCATTGTTTTCTCTGCAGTCGCACGAAGATTCGACAAGGATCCAACAATTGCAGCTGCTCTCATTCGTTTACACTTCCATGACTGCTTTGTCAAT GGATGTGATGCATCAATTCTCCTAGACGGTAACTCCAGTGAGAAAACTGCGCCTCCAAATCGAAGTGTTAGGGGTTATGATGTTATTGATGAAGCAAAGGGTGAAGTGGAGAAAGCCTGTAAAGGAGTTGTTTCTTGTGCTGATATCATAGCCATGGCTGCTAGAGATGCTGTAGCGTTG AGTGGAGGAGGGCGGTACAGTGTTGAGACGGGCAGAAGGGACGGGTTTGTATCTTTGGCTTCGAATGTAGATCTTCCGTCTCCAAGTTTCTCAGTTTCCCAATCCGTTGATGCATTTGCCAAGAAAGGACTTGATCCTACAGATATGGTTCTTCTTCTTG GTGGTCATACAGTTGGGGTTGCACATTGTTCTCTCTTCCAAGACCGACTTTACAATTTCCAGAACAGCGGGGAGCCAGACCCGACGATGGATCTATCCTTACTTCGGAAACTGAAATCAATCTGTCCGCAAAATTCACCAGCCGACAGATCTGTTGACCTTGACCAGAATCCTCTGAGTTCATTAACCGTGGACAACTCCTTCTACAAACAGATAATTCTCAAGAGGGGAATTCTTCAAATTGATCAAGAGCTGGCCTTCGACCCCTTGACTAATGGCACAGTGGCCAGTATAGCCACCAGCAATGACTTCCCTGCTAAGTTCGGACAGGCAATGGTTAAGTTGGGAGCTGTTGATGTCCTTACAGGCTCACAAGGGGAGATTAGGAAATCATGCGGTGTCACCAATAGTTATCCCAACTTCCTCCATTTTTGa
- the LOC18590291 gene encoding germin-like protein 9-3, with protein MASRISTLKFLFALLSTFTIAQVSSAGDPDITSDFLVPPDVNNIDGNFFTFTGMRALVDGDFPTNFTVMKASMVEFPALNGQSVSYAVLQFPAGSTNPPHTHPRSAELLFLVAGSLEVGFVDTTNKLFTQSLQAGDMFIFPKGLVHFQYNADAKNMAFAFSAFGSANAGTVSLPKTLFATDIDDNILAKSFKTDVATIQSLKSGLASK; from the coding sequence ATGGCCTCAAGAATTTCCACCCTGAAATTCCTTTTTGCTCTGTTATCTACATTTACTATTGCCCAAGTGTCCTCGGCAGGAGATCCAGACATCACCTCTGATTTTTTAGTCCCACCAGACGTAAACAATATTGATGGAAACTTCTTTACGTTTACTGGGATGCGTGCCCTCGTTGATGGAGACTTCCCCACAAATTTTACGGTCATGAAAGCAAGCATGGTAGAGTTCCCTGCTCTAAACGGGCAAAGTGTTTCCTATGCAGTTCTTCAATTCCCAGCTGGTTCAACCAATCCTCCCCATACTCATCCCCGTTCTGCTGAGCTCCTGTTCCTCGTAGCTGGAAGCCTGGAAGTTGGTTTCGTTGACACAACCAACAAGCTTTTCACTCAGTCGCTACAAGCTGGTGACATGTTCATCTTTCCTAAGGGACTTGTGCACTTTCAGTACAATGCTGATGCAAAGAATATGGCTTTCGCGTTTTCTGCTTTTGGGAGTGCAAATGCAGGCACTGTCTCACTTCCGAAGACTCTATTCGCCACTGACATTGATGACAACATCTTGGCTAAATCCTTCAAAACTGATGTTGCTACTATTCAATCTCTCAAGTCTGGTCTTGCATCTAAATAA
- the LOC18590292 gene encoding germin-like protein 9-3 has protein sequence MALRTSTLKFLFLLLSSFAICQMALAGDPDITSDFLVPAKQRKVDGNFFTFTGMRVLINEDFPTNFTVLKASMVEFPALNGQSVSYAVLQYPIGSLNPPHTHPRSAELLFLVDGCLEVGFVDTTNKLFTQSLQAGDMFIFPKGLVHYQYNADPNNPAIAISAFGSANAGTVSLPKTLFSTNIDDTILAKSFKTDVTTIQALKAGLTPR, from the coding sequence ATGGCTTTAAGAACTTCTACCCtgaaattcctttttcttctgttATCTTCATTTGCCATTTGCCAGATGGCCTTGGCAGGGGATCCAGATATTACCTCTGACTTTTTAGTCCCTGCAAAACAGAGGAAAGTTGATGGAAACTTCTTCACATTCACAGGGATGCGAGTCCTCATTAACGAAGACTTCCCTACAAATTTTACAGTCCTGAAAGCTAGCATGGTGGAGTTCCCTGCCCTAAATGGTCAGAGTGTATCTTATGCTGTCCTTCAATACCCAATAGGCTCTCTCAACCCTCCTCACACTCATCCTCGTTCAGCTGAGCTCCTTTTCCTTGTAGATGGCTGCCTGGAAGTTGGTTTTGTCGACACAACCAACAAGCTTTTCACTCAGAGTCTACAAGCCGGTGATATGTTTATCTTCCCAAAGGGACTTGTGCACTATCAGTACAATGCTGATCCAAATAATCCAGCTATAGCGATTTCTGCTTTTGGGAGTGCAAATGCAGGGACTGTATCTCTTCCCAAAACCCTTTTCAGTACCAACATTGATGACACTATCTTGGCTAAATCCTTCAAAACTGATGTTACTACCATTCAAGCTCTCAAGGCTGGTCTTACACCTAGGTAA